DNA from Coprobacter tertius:
ACATCCCGAAAATCGACATTCCCTACAAAATATTTACGCCACTGCTTCTCGATAGGAGCCGGTTTATGAATATCTTTTTTTTCTTTATTTTTTGCCATTGCCGGTGTCATCAACATAAGGCAAAGCATCATCGACACTATTTTTTTCATATATTCTGGTTTTTGAAGGTTAAAACTTTCCATCGGTCATAGAATACGGTTTCGTTTCAGATGAGATCCCTCTTTTCTTATTCGGTTTAGACGACATCTCGAAAACGATTTCACCGCCATTCATAAGGTCTTCATGAGAAAGATACATTTTATCGTAATTCTTTCCATTGAGTTTTACGCTCTTCACGTAACGATTTTTATCACTAACTTTAGGAGCTTTTATTTCGAAAATTTTGCCATTACCCAATTTCACTTTCATATAAGGTAAATATGGGGCTCCGAGTACATATTCATCCGAACCCGGGCATACCGGATAAAATCCCATTGCCGTAAAGATATACCATGCAGACATCTGTCCGCAATCATCATTGCCACATAAACCGTCGATATTATTTTTATACATGCGATTCATAATTTCTCTCACCCAATATTGAGTTTTCCAGGGTTGAGAACTCCATGCATACAAATAGGCAATGTGATGACTCGGTTCATTTCCATGTACATAGTTACCGATTAGCCCTTCTTTTGTCACATCTTCGGTATTTTCATAATATTTTGCAGGCAGTTCCATTACAAACAATGAATCGAGATTGCTGATAAATTTTTTATCACCGCCCATTGCAGTAATCAATCCGTTTACATCATGAGGAACATAGAAAGAATAATTCCATGAATTACCTTCGATAAAACCTTCTCCATGTGTATTTAACAAACTGAAATTCTTTTTCCACTCGCCATTTTTATATTTAGGACGAGCCCAGCCCAAATCCCGATCGAATACGTTACGATAATTCAATGCTCTTTTTGCATATTCATCGGCCACTTTCTTATTCCCGGCTTTTTGTGCCATCTGATATATCGTCCAGTCGTCATATGCATATTCAAGCGTTACCGACACGGCACTACCATTACGATCGAAAGGGACATAACCATATTGCATATAATCTTTTACCCCCTCATAATAAGGAAGAGTAGAACTGCTTACCATTGCCTCGATAGCTTTCGAAGCATCTACATTTCCTCCTTTTACATAAGTATCTGCCAAAACAGGAACCGCATGATAACCGATCATACACCAGTTTTCGTTCCCCATCAAAGACCATACCGGAAGAGCCTTGTGTACACTTTGTTCATAATGTTTCAGCATAGACTCTACCATATCGGCGTTACGCTGCGGATGAAGTACATTAAATAAAGGATGCAAGGCACGATAGGTATCCCACAAAGAGAAAATAGTATAGTTGGTAAAACCGTCGGCCTGATGAATATTATGATCGAGACCACGATATTGGCCATCTACATCCATATAAATAGAAGGGTTAATCATTGTATGATACAACGAAGTATACAACATCGCCAACTGGTCGTTATTTCCTTCAGCTTCGATCAGATCGAGATCTTCTTCCCATTTAGCTTTAGTACGTTCAGCCAATTGATCGAAATCAAGCCCGGCTGTTTCCGCTTTCAAATTTTTCAGAGCACCGTCGGTACTTACTGCCGAAAGAGCGACTTTCAATTCCAATGATTCTTTGTCGGCCATATCGAAATCGAAATAAGCGACTACCTTACGGCCTGCAATTTCAGGGAAATTATGATTCAAATCGAATTTACGCAAAAAACCACTGTACAACACCCTTTCTTTATCTACATATCCATAATTTTTGATAGGCTTAGATAAAGAAATCGCAAAATAAGTATAATTGGTACGAGCCCAACCGTTAGTAATACGATATCCTGTAATCAGCGTATCATTTTCTACACGTATAGTCGACCATAGAGTTTTTCCATCATAATTATATATACCATGTATCAGGTCGAGAATAATATGTGCATCTTTGCCTTTATTAAAAGTATATTTATGCACACCAACCCGCTCGGTTGCCGTCAACTGAGCTTTAATATCATAATCGTCTAAAACGACTTCATAATATCCGGGAGTACATTTTTCGGTATCATGAGAATAGTTAGACCGATAGCCATTTTCGGGATGATCGCTCGTACCCGGATTCAACATCAGTTTTCCTACCGTAGGCATAATCAGTACATCTCCTAAATCGGAGTGACCCGTACCGCTCAAATGAGTATGGCTGAATCCTACGATCGTTTTATCACGATGTTGATAACCGGCACAATACTCATACACTTTTTTCTGATAAGCTCCATTCACATTTTGCGGAATCGTATCGGTATCCGGACTCAACTGTACAATACCGAAAGGAGCACATGCTCCCGGGAAAGTATGCCCCATACCGTTCGTCCCGATAATGGGGTTTACATAATCTGTAAGTCCAGACTGTGCAAATAATGCACAGCTGAACATACAGAGAGATGATAATATTAAACGTTTCATTTCTTGCACTTTAAATTAAGGAATAAATGTAATGACGCACTGTAAAAATTTATTTCTCGTTAGATAATGAATACGGGAAATCTTCTGCATTTATACCTCGGTTGTAATTAGGCTTACTATCCATCACTACTTTTATCTTAGCGCCTTTCTGAAGGTCGTAATAGTTAAGATAATTTTTGGTATAATTTTTTCCGTTATATTTCATACTCTTGATGTAACGATTTTCCTTGCTTACCTCAGGTGCGGAAATTTCAATCGTCTTTCCGTTTTCGAGATGAATTTTTGCATTTTTAAAATAAGGAGCACCGATTACATACTCATCCGAAGCAGGACATACAGGATAGAATCCGAGAGCCGTAAATACATACCATGCAGAAGTCTGTCCGTTATCTTCATCACCACAATATCCGTCGGGAGTAGCAAAATAAAAACGATCCATAACTTCACGCAACCAATACTGAGCTTTCCAAGGTTCACCGGCATAATTATACAAATAAATCATGTGCTGGATAGGTTGGTTACCATGTGCATAGTTACCCATATTCATAATTTCCATCTCACGTATTTCATGAATTACACCGCCATAATAGCTGTCATCGAAAATAGGAGGCAAACTAAAAATAGTATCGAGCATAGCGACAAAGCGGTTTTTACCACCCATCAAGTCAACTAAACCTTGAATATCATGAAATACCGACCATGAATAATGCCAGCTATTTCCCTCTGTAAATACACCACCCCATTTGAAAGGATTGAACGGAGTTTCGAAACTGCCGTCAGCATTTTTACCTCTCATGAGGCTGGTTTCTTTATCGAAAAGATTTTTATAATTCAAACTACGTTTTTTATAAAGTTCGATTTCTTCGGCCGGACGATTAAGTTTTTTAGCCACCTGATAGATACACCAATCATCATAAGCATACTCGAGCGTACGGGCAGCACTTTCATTGATTCCCACATTACAGGGAACATAACCCAATTTATTATAATAATCGTATCCCATACGACCGGTCGAGCCTACACGAGGATGTACATGGTTAGCACCGTACACCATGCCTTCGTATAATTTATTGTAATCAACCTTCGTAATACCTTTCAACAGAGGATCGGCCACAACCGATGCAGAGTTATTACCTACCATACAACCACGATGACCAGGGCTTGCCCATTCCGGGAAGAAACCGCTTTCAAGATAGGTATTCAAAAGTCCTTCCTGCATTTGTTCCGCCATAGTCGGATATACCAAATTCACAAACGGGAAAAGACAACGGAAGGTATCCCAAAAACCAGTATCTGTAAACAAATGTCCCGGCAATACTTTTCCGTTATACGGACTGTAATGTACTACATTTCCTTGTGCATCGATCTCATGGAACATACGGGGGAAAAGAACAGAACGATAAAAACAAGAATAGAATGTGCGCAAATGATCTACATTATCGCTTTCTACTTCTACACGGCTCAATACATCATTCCAACGATCTTTAGCCGCCATTTTTACCTGGTCGAAAGACTGATTTCCAATCTCTTTCAGATTCAGTTCAGCCTGCTCGGGACTGATAAAAGAAGAAGCGACCTTAGCATGTACTTTCTCTCCTCTTTTGGTAGAAAACCCGATTGCGGCCCCTACATGATAATCACTCAACTCCGTTTTTCCATCAACTACAGAATACTGACGAGGTTTACCACGTTCTTCACGAGTAGCACTCCATACTTTTTCAACTTCGAAAGGTTTGTCGAAAACAATTACAAAATAATTTTTGAAATTTTGAGGAACACCCCCGCTGTTACGAGTAGTATAACCTACGATTTTATTTTCTTCGGGAATAATTTTCACATAGGATCCACGATCGAAAGCATCTACTACTACATAAGATTTATCTTTCTCGGGGAAAGTAAAACGAAAATAAGCACAACGTTCGGTAGGTGCTATTTCGGTCGTCATATCATACTCAGAAAGATATACACTGTAATAATACGGCTTAGCGACTTCGGCTTTATGAGAAAACCACGAAGCACGATCATTTTCATTAATCTTAAGTTCGCCGGTAACTGGCATTATAGAAAACTGTCCGTAATCATTGATCCACGGACTCGGCTGATGAGTCTGTTTAAATCCTCTGATCTTATCAGATGCATACGTATATGCCCATCCATCACCCATACGTCCGGTTTGAGGCATCCAAAAATTCATTCCCCAGGGAAGGGCAATGGCGGGATATGTATTACCATTCGATAACGATATTTTAGAATCGGTACCCATTAACGGATTTACATAATCTACTACATTTTTTTTCTCTGCAGCCCTGGCAAAACCTACACATCCCAGGAAAATCAACAAGGTTAATTCTAGCTTAAATCGGTTCATTCGTCTTAGATTTTATATAGTTACTATTATAGACGACATTTACTCATAAAAACCTTCACACAAAATAAGATTTTACCTTAAAAATATACCCTCTATTCCGATGTTCCTGTTTTTATTTCATAAATATCAATCGTTATTTACCTTTATTTAATTAATAATCATTCTTTTACAATCTGTATATATGACCACACCATCTCTGACCGATGATAATTGATATAAGTAAACTCCCGCCGGAAGAGTGGTATTCCACCGATACGTATTCAGGCCGGCCTGAACCGCACTAAATTCCATTTCGGCCTGACGACGACCAGAGATATCCCATACCGTAAGTCTTACCGGAAGATTACCGTCGGGCACTGTATATTCTATACTGGCACTTCCCGCAACAACCGGATTCGGATATATCCCCTTCAGAACAAAATCTTTATCGACATCAGCGGGAATAATACTTTGAATATCGGAATTACCATATACTTTAAACTCGTATATACGAGCAGCATTATTCATACGATCGGCTTTCGTTATCAATAAACGTACTTTTTTTGCTAAGAAAGGTTCGACACTGCGGATCGTATGATTATCATAATTATCTACAACAGCATCTACATCAATCCAGCCGGAAGGGGTATATTTTTGTAACGCAAAATCGCTGGTAATGTATCTCGAACTTTCACTTCCGGCATGCAAAACCTCCCATTCACAAATATAGGCCTCTTCTTCCAACTCCACTTCGAGCCATTTATCATCCGATCCCGTAGCACACCATTTGGTAAACACATCGTTATCGACAGCATAAGCAGCTTGTTCTGAATCATTTACTTGCCCTGAAGCCAATACTCCTCTTATTTTTAACTCTTTCCCGCATCTTTCCTCTTCACCTGAATCATTCAAACTCACCTTAGGGATATCCATCAATTCTACGGCAGGTTTTGTATCTTCATTGGCATTATCAGATACGGTAGCAGCAAATATAACAATATTTTCATCATCTGGCAATTGCAACTCACACTCTCCCTGTGGCAAAGATATAACATACTTGTAAATATACACAAAATCATACGACTCATTTTTATCTGTAGCACCATTATGACGGTGTGTACAAGTAGCAGCAATACGATCGGTTTTAAAATAACCTGTCGTAAATTCACCCGCAACCTGAGCTACGAATTTTGTAAAATATTGTATGTCGATATCCTGAGACTGTCCGTTTAAAATAAAACGAGCTGTTTTTCCAGCATTGTCACCGGTAGCTGCCAACAAATACAAATAAGAGCTGTTTCCATTAGAATTAAAATGCAATGTTTGTCCTTTACAAGCAACAGCATTGTTTTCTCCGTCAGTTGTAGGCCCCATTGTAAAACGTACACCTTCAGATTCCAATTCGGCAGGAATAAGTTCTGCTGGATACGATAAGCCGGAACCACAAAAATCTCCATCCGATTTATTATTATCGGTACTGATTACATCCACATTATAATCGAGTGTAACGGGATACGATTCGGGAGTTTGTAATACCGGAACGTCATTCCCTGAAGCAGCTAACTTCACGGCAAATGTCTTAGGCTTGAATTTAGTAGTGGAAAAAGTAAGTTTATTTCCTTCGAATACAGCTGCACCGATTGTTTCTTCCACTCCATTTGTTTCTTCTGCGGAAATAATGTTTGCCGGGAAAATAATTTCTACATTATCGGCATCTTTACCGGCCAATTCATATATACGAACAATATATTCGTCACGATCTTCTCCTTTCTTAAATGCTCTGATAGCAACCTGATCGGTATTTACCGACGCCATAGATATTTCGTCATCGGTACCGGAATGTACCGGAGCAACAAACGTCAGCATCGGCTGATTAAGACTAGCAGCCTCCCACTGCGTATCAGCATTACTCCAGTTATTTTTATGACCATATATCGAATAGGTAAAACGATGATAACCCTGGTCCTGATATTTCTGGTATCCGTATCCTCCCTCATTAGGAGAATGAATCAGAGTAAGACGTATCGTATTATCGTTAGTTTTATCCCAACCATATTTACAATCGTTGAGAACAGAAACACCATAACTTCCCGATGTCCCGGTAAGGTCTGCCCACTGATGACCGGATACTTCATAAAGTTTGTCGTTCATATTCCCCCTTTCTATAGCGCCTAAACCAAGATCGAATGTAGCTTTAGGATTCGATTCGGTAAAACTGAAAGTTGCTTTTAATAAAGTGGTCAATTCATGCCATTCTACTTCGTTTTCACAATCGATACGTTCGGTTTCTCCTGCATTATACACACGTATATATTGAATAAAAATAGAATTATTCTTGGTGCGTTCAACTTTTAATGTCGAACGTAACGGTCCGTTTTCTGCAACCGAAACTTTTACATTTTCATCTACATAACCCAAAGTTGCATCCTCCAACAAATCTTCATACAGGATTTCCCAAGAAGGAAATGTAGAGTTATTATTTACAGCATCGGTCGACAATCGTAAACGCACGGGAGAATCGAGCAATTCTTTATTCGAACTTTTCTTATCAATTATAGATGAAATATCTCCGTTAGCATCTAAAGAAACAATGTACTTGTCATTTTCTATCTTATCCTGAGATACTTGTGCTGTAGCGATTGATTCCGCGACATCCGACATTTCTGCATGATACACTTTCATCCCCAACGAAGGAACGTCTGCCAGAAAAAGAAACGTAAGCTTCCCATTCTCGAATTCGACAATTTGTGAAAGAACGCTATTTCCTTCTGCATCTTTCACGACTACACTTTCAGGACGAGAGGCGGCATCTATCGTTACAGTCGCCACTTCATTACGACGTTTCGATAATGGATTAAAAACAACAATAGGAGTCCCCACCCCTTCGGTATTCAACGTGCGGGTAACCGCACCAACACTGTTCAATAACACATTAGAGAACTGATTCTGTGCAATCGCTTCATCATTCCAGGTATAAGTATATGCTTTTGGAATAGAGGTTCCTGTAAGATCATCATGAAAATGATGCCAAAGAACCCGTGTCCAAGCATCAGTAAGTTTATCCGAATCATAAGATTTACCACCTAACCAATCGGCCATCACCGAACTTTTTTCAGCAGCTTCTGCCAAAAGTTCATTTTTTCGATTCCAGCGTTTTATCGTAGATTGAGACGTATAACAACCGACACCATGCTGTTTCATAACCAGTTCGTTTTCCCAAACCGGCAAATTCGAAACAGCTGTCGGGTTTTCGAGTAAATCATTAAAAAACTGGTCACTCGATGCCGATATAACTTTCACCAGACCGTTTGCTGCTACATTTTTTTGCAACCATTGTAGAGATTGCTCATCCGGAGCTCCGCCCCGGTCACTTCTAGGACCATAATAACGCGGATACCACGATAATCCGTATTTCTTTTTATTATCGTTTATTTTATTAATGATCTCTTGATCATTTGTCAGATCTTTCCAAAAATAACTTTGTTCATCATATGCTCCCATATTCAGCAAAGCCGGGATTTGTGATCCATCTACTCCTTGCCACATACAAATATCATAAGGAATCCCATAAGCACTTCCCCATGTCAATTTTTGGGTATGAAAGCCAACAATACCGCAATGAGCGGCAACCGAAGGTAAATTATAACCGAATCCGAAACAATCAGGCAACATAATATCCCGATTGTACATATCCCCGAACTCCCTCTTATAAAAAGATTGTCCGAAGAGAAAATTCCTGATCAGCGATTCAGACGAGGGAACATTTACATCACCTGCATCCACCGAGAAACCACTGACACGCCATCGCCCATCGGCAACATATTTTTTTAATCTCTGGTATTCTTCAGGATAATACTCTTTTGTCCATTGATATTTTATAGACCCCTCGAAATTAAATATATAATCGGGGTATTTTTCTAACAGATCGAGATTATCATGTACGGTATTCCATAAATATTCATCGATCGTTTGTTTTACCGTCCAGTTCCATTGTGTATCGAGATGCGAGTCGGCGACCAAATACAATTTGTTTTGTGCCTGCATTGCGGGCACAAAACAAATTATAAAGGAAAACAGACAGGCAAAACCTGTGTATCTTCTCATGAGTTTATTATTTAATAATTACTGTTTCTCTAACCGGAGCTGTTCCGTTACCTAAATCCAGAACTACAATATAAATACCGGTCTGTAAAATCGATCCTGTAGAAATCGCATTCCATTCGTTACCGGTATGATGACGGTCGTAAACCAATATCCCGGCCGGATTATAAAGTTTTACACGATTATCAGGATACTTACTCAAGTCATAAAGTAATTCAGAAGCAGACTTTACCGTAATATCTTCGATACCCAATTCCTCGGTATTTACATGAGCAACATTCGTATAATCCGATACATTTTCTGCATTTACCGAACGTAAGCGGTAATAATAATCCCCCGATGCAAGATTCTCATCGAGATAAGACAGATTTATCGGATCTATATCTGCTATCTTCGTAAACGATGCCCCATCCGTAGAACGTTCCAATTCAAAATGATCTACACTATTAAATGGAGCACTCCAATCGATATAAGCAGTTTTCTCATCTTTCATCCGAACTTTTAAATCCGTTGGATTTATCGGATAGAATTTCCCCCACAATTCTAATTCGGCGATACCGACAGAGTTCATTATCTTCGACTTTATGCTAAGCTTAAATTGAGAATATGAAACTGTACCCGGCAAATCAACCGTTATACCATTTTCAGTATAAACCGGAGAAGTCTGTTCATCTATAGCCACCCAATTTTCACCATCATTAGAACCGTATAATACCCAGCTTTTAGGCTGATAACCTAAACTGGAGTCTACATATACCGTATATTTACTAAGAATAGCCGAGTTTTCGTCATTTTTATAAATGATATCGATATTTTCCGACTTAGTAACACGATAAACGGTCGAGGTATTTCCATCGGTCAAATAAGAAATATTGTTAGCTTCCGGTTCAGAAGTAAGTGTTCCTCCGGCCTTCAGTATATTGGTTTCTTCATCGGGTTCGGCATAGGTTAACTGAGGATAGTCACGTTGTGCCTGTAATAAAGACATTTCCATTTTATCCGTCCATCCGAACGCATCCTTCGCAAATCCTTTCACACTTTCTCCGGCCGCAGCACTCATAAAATGAATCAATTCTCCGATTGTACCGTTACCTTGTAACTCCATATTTTTCTGCTTGTAATTCTTTCCTAAAATATCGAAGAAAGTACGATATACTTCCCACCCCCCATATTTAGCATAAATCGGATACATAAAACCGGCATACCATTCAGAACCTGCATTGGGGAAATCAGCATAATGCGATCCTTTGGTCATATACTCTTCATGCCAGCTTTTAGCACGTTCGGGATTCATAATAGAGAATACTGCATATTGAAATATTTCGGCATATTTACTATCGCCCCATACGGCATAGAAAGGAGAATTTTTCCTTCCCGAACCAATACCTTCCACAATATGAAATACCTCATGAGTAAGTACATCATATTTAAATCCTCCAGTTTCGGCACGAGTCCAGTCCCAATCTTTATTAATGGTAACATGTACGATATTACGATATTTCTGATCATGATCACGATAGTGGAACAAACGGCCCAAGCCTCCCCCATCGGGGGTTTCATGAAGAACAATAAATAATCTGGGATCACTGAAAATTTCTGCACCACCCATCAATTGTTTCATCGTCTGCCACATTTTGGTAAACGGTTCATAAGTCCATTCTACATTACCGCCATCTGCCAAAATATTATCATCATCCGGTAAATAAATACCAATATCATCATTACTATATACTTTCGTCAAATTTCCTTCAGGATTACCATCGAACACAAAATCGGGCCAAGTATCGGGCCATTCGTCGCCTTCGGTGGTTGTCGTAACGACATTGGAGAAGTCCGAATCACCTTCATCATTTACAGCACAAACCCGGAAATAATAAGTAGTATTAGGTTGTAAATGATAAGGATACCACGCAGTCGTATTATCCGGTGTCTCATAAACTCTATCGAGTGCCGTCCAATCTTCACCATTTAATGATTGTTCTACACGGAACGAAGTTTCATTATTGGAATTATCTTCCCAGGTAAGCTGAAGGTGATTAAATGTACGCGGATTAAGTACCAGATTGGTAGGAGCCTCCGGTTTAGATACCGGAATCGCAATCGGATCGATATCGGCATATAACCCCCATTCGGCTAACTGCGTAATATTTGCACCTTGATTATCGGTTATGCTGAGACGATAATATTTGTATGCTTTATCGTTATCGATCGTATATACATTAGTTTGAAAGCGGCCACCGAAATACTGATCGGTCTTCTGGTCGATAGTAAACCAGGCGGTTCCGTTTTCCGAAGCTTCGAGCGACCAAGCTTTCGGATCACGTTCTTGCGCGTCATTTGCCGAAGTTATCGTATATTGACAAACGACAAAAGGCTCCTGAAGGTTTACTCTTACCCAGGTATCTTTAGTACGCGACAAATATTTGGTAAACTTATCACCATCCATTACCATTTCCACTCCTTCAGCTCCTGTCGTACCATTCTTATCGGTTACAGAATAGGTACGGCCGTAAGTAACCGACGTTTTCAGTTCGACCTCTCGTGTACGTATCGGTTCGGAAAGAGCATAATTAGAGTAAATTCCACCATTACCGACTGCACGTACTCTATACATACAACCGATACCAGCCGAAATATCGGAATCTTTAAAAGTCGTAACATCAGCCGATACCGACCCTAATTTTACGTAATTTTCAGAATCGTAAGAACGTTCGATTTCGAAACTATCTTCATTATCCGAATTATCCCTCCATGCAATCGTAACAGTCCCATCTTCTTCAGAACGGGCTCTTACATCAGAAGGAACAGCCGGAATCTTTTTTTCTTCGCCATAAACGCGCCATTCGTTCAGTTGGCAACTATTTCCGCTTTTAACAGAAGAAACCGTTAAACGAAAATAAATATATGGTTGTCCGTCACTCGACGGAATGAATTCTCTTGTTTGATTTGCAGTAAAAGACTGGAAAGACAAAGAATGTAATGTTTTCCATTCGTTACCGTCTTTTGAAACTTCAAGTTTCCAGGCAGTAGGATATGTTTTAGTATCATTCGATGATGTTATCGAATATTTTTTTACTTCAACCGCTTTCGGAGATTGAAAAACAATTTGAGTAGATGTAGGGAAAGTATAAGTCGTCGACAGATCATTATCTGTAAGATTAGCGAGATTTGTAGATACCGACGATATCATCGTTCCTCCTTCTAAAGAGAAAATATCAGTCAGATCATCAGCCGCCCATAACGAAACCGGGAACAGCATCAGTATCGCCATCATCAATTTCAAGTGTAAGTTTCTTTTCATAGTAATTTTCTTAAAGATTAATACCTTATAATAAAAATATTAATAAACAAATAAGGTGCTGAAAAATTCAGCGCCTTATTTGTTATTATTCATATCCGATTATTCAGACATCCATCCGGTATTCTGTCTCATCAACGGATTACGGTTGATATCAGCCTGCGGAATCGGGAAGAGATTCATACGTTCGCTGTAACTACGGGTTTCGAACGGTTTTTTAATATAGAAACCATCGTATTCTGCACGGTCATAAGAAAGGCCATAAGTATCGCCTCCTTCACCACCTCTATGATACGTCGGATATACCCAACCATCACCTTGAGCCATTCCGGCAACTTTCCAACGACGAACATCGAAGTAACGTTGATTATCGAATGCCAATTCGATCGTACGTTCGCGACGGATTACATTCATTATAGAAGTATAGTCCTTATCGATCTGTATGCAAGTTAATCCACGAGCATCTGTTGTACCTGCAGTAAAGCTATAACCCGGGATTCCGGCACGTGCACGTATCATGTTTACATAATCGATCGCTGTTTGATATTGATCGGATACTCCAGAACTAGCCTGAGGAGCGATACCCCGATTCTGACATTCCGCTAAAGTTTCAGCATAGTTCAGATAAATTTCCGGCAGACGGATCAAAATGATATTACCTTCAGCGGCAGTCCATGCTTTAGATGTAGCAGCTTTACGTACAACATATCCGGTACGAGAATAGTCATTCGATGCAGCATCCATACCTGAATTACCATCACGAGCCAAACCTGTATAAATCGTAGCATCAGTAGCTAACCATTTCTGATTGTTGAAAGTAATGTCGGCATAAAAACGAGCTTCACGGTCATAATATTGAGCCAAGACGTCTTTACCGGTTCTGGCAGCAATATATGTTCTTCCCGTAATCGGGTCATTATATCCTTCACCATATTTAAGATAATCATAAATATCGTCTCCCAAATCGGTATTCAAAGGATAATCGGGATATGTACCGTCAGCAATCCAATCATCGATACGACGACCATCTTTCATAAAGTACAAATCTACCATTTCCTGAGTAGCATCTTTACCGGTACCACCTTTATAGCTACCGCTTGCACCTTTATGATAAGGAGTCATATCATAATAGAATACACTATGAGCACCATCCTTACG
Protein-coding regions in this window:
- a CDS encoding glycoside hydrolase family 38 C-terminal domain-containing protein, which translates into the protein MRRYTGFACLFSFIICFVPAMQAQNKLYLVADSHLDTQWNWTVKQTIDEYLWNTVHDNLDLLEKYPDYIFNFEGSIKYQWTKEYYPEEYQRLKKYVADGRWRVSGFSVDAGDVNVPSSESLIRNFLFGQSFYKREFGDMYNRDIMLPDCFGFGYNLPSVAAHCGIVGFHTQKLTWGSAYGIPYDICMWQGVDGSQIPALLNMGAYDEQSYFWKDLTNDQEIINKINDNKKKYGLSWYPRYYGPRSDRGGAPDEQSLQWLQKNVAANGLVKVISASSDQFFNDLLENPTAVSNLPVWENELVMKQHGVGCYTSQSTIKRWNRKNELLAEAAEKSSVMADWLGGKSYDSDKLTDAWTRVLWHHFHDDLTGTSIPKAYTYTWNDEAIAQNQFSNVLLNSVGAVTRTLNTEGVGTPIVVFNPLSKRRNEVATVTIDAASRPESVVVKDAEGNSVLSQIVEFENGKLTFLFLADVPSLGMKVYHAEMSDVAESIATAQVSQDKIENDKYIVSLDANGDISSIIDKKSSNKELLDSPVRLRLSTDAVNNNSTFPSWEILYEDLLEDATLGYVDENVKVSVAENGPLRSTLKVERTKNNSIFIQYIRVYNAGETERIDCENEVEWHELTTLLKATFSFTESNPKATFDLGLGAIERGNMNDKLYEVSGHQWADLTGTSGSYGVSVLNDCKYGWDKTNDNTIRLTLIHSPNEGGYGYQKYQDQGYHRFTYSIYGHKNNWSNADTQWEAASLNQPMLTFVAPVHSGTDDEISMASVNTDQVAIRAFKKGEDRDEYIVRIYELAGKDADNVEIIFPANIISAEETNGVEETIGAAVFEGNKLTFSTTKFKPKTFAVKLAASGNDVPVLQTPESYPVTLDYNVDVISTDNNKSDGDFCGSGLSYPAELIPAELESEGVRFTMGPTTDGENNAVACKGQTLHFNSNGNSSYLYLLAATGDNAGKTARFILNGQSQDIDIQYFTKFVAQVAGEFTTGYFKTDRIAATCTHRHNGATDKNESYDFVYIYKYVISLPQGECELQLPDDENIVIFAATVSDNANEDTKPAVELMDIPKVSLNDSGEEERCGKELKIRGVLASGQVNDSEQAAYAVDNDVFTKWCATGSDDKWLEVELEEEAYICEWEVLHAGSESSRYITSDFALQKYTPSGWIDVDAVVDNYDNHTIRSVEPFLAKKVRLLITKADRMNNAARIYEFKVYGNSDIQSIIPADVDKDFVLKGIYPNPVVAGSASIEYTVPDGNLPVRLTVWDISGRRQAEMEFSAVQAGLNTYRWNTTLPAGVYLYQLSSVRDGVVIYTDCKRMIIN
- a CDS encoding discoidin domain-containing protein, whose protein sequence is MKRNLHLKLMMAILMLFPVSLWAADDLTDIFSLEGGTMISSVSTNLANLTDNDLSTTYTFPTSTQIVFQSPKAVEVKKYSITSSNDTKTYPTAWKLEVSKDGNEWKTLHSLSFQSFTANQTREFIPSSDGQPYIYFRLTVSSVKSGNSCQLNEWRVYGEEKKIPAVPSDVRARSEEDGTVTIAWRDNSDNEDSFEIERSYDSENYVKLGSVSADVTTFKDSDISAGIGCMYRVRAVGNGGIYSNYALSEPIRTREVELKTSVTYGRTYSVTDKNGTTGAEGVEMVMDGDKFTKYLSRTKDTWVRVNLQEPFVVCQYTITSANDAQERDPKAWSLEASENGTAWFTIDQKTDQYFGGRFQTNVYTIDNDKAYKYYRLSITDNQGANITQLAEWGLYADIDPIAIPVSKPEAPTNLVLNPRTFNHLQLTWEDNSNNETSFRVEQSLNGEDWTALDRVYETPDNTTAWYPYHLQPNTTYYFRVCAVNDEGDSDFSNVVTTTTEGDEWPDTWPDFVFDGNPEGNLTKVYSNDDIGIYLPDDDNILADGGNVEWTYEPFTKMWQTMKQLMGGAEIFSDPRLFIVLHETPDGGGLGRLFHYRDHDQKYRNIVHVTINKDWDWTRAETGGFKYDVLTHEVFHIVEGIGSGRKNSPFYAVWGDSKYAEIFQYAVFSIMNPERAKSWHEEYMTKGSHYADFPNAGSEWYAGFMYPIYAKYGGWEVYRTFFDILGKNYKQKNMELQGNGTIGELIHFMSAAAGESVKGFAKDAFGWTDKMEMSLLQAQRDYPQLTYAEPDEETNILKAGGTLTSEPEANNISYLTDGNTSTVYRVTKSENIDIIYKNDENSAILSKYTVYVDSSLGYQPKSWVLYGSNDGENWVAIDEQTSPVYTENGITVDLPGTVSYSQFKLSIKSKIMNSVGIAELELWGKFYPINPTDLKVRMKDEKTAYIDWSAPFNSVDHFELERSTDGASFTKIADIDPINLSYLDENLASGDYYYRLRSVNAENVSDYTNVAHVNTEELGIEDITVKSASELLYDLSKYPDNRVKLYNPAGILVYDRHHTGNEWNAISTGSILQTGIYIVVLDLGNGTAPVRETVIIK